A single region of the Kineosporiaceae bacterium SCSIO 59966 genome encodes:
- a CDS encoding long-chain fatty acid--CoA ligase — protein sequence MRGLMQDYPLTLDAIFRHVEQHFGDGTIATNTPKGVTRTTYGDWAQRTRRLGGVLDTLGISADGRVGSFGWNTQRHLELYFAAPGTGRVLHTLNIRLFPDQLTYIANHAEDEVVFVDRTVFPVFWPLVETMKTVRHVVVMDDGGDCELPDDRRILDYETLLAEAEPVEFAVRDENLAASMCYTSGTTGNPKGVVYSHRSIVLHTMAALSANAFSMGVRDVAMPVVPMFHANAWGIAHAAPAAGASLVLPGPVMQPEALANLIVDEGVTFTAGVPTVWQGVLPHLAGRPHQLREIGCGGSAVPKALSEAYREQVGLPILQAWGMTETSPLASSSVLPRRYADADAATQADQRARAGIPIFGVEARIVDADTLEPQPWDDRATGELQVRGPWCAQEYYRPDAGVVLSTEDGWMRTGDIAAMDPYGSIRIADRTKDLIKSGGEWISSVELENAIMSHPKVAEAAVVAVPDPKWGERPLACVVLKPGETATQEEILDHLEPLVAKWWLPDAVEFIEEVPKTSVGKFSKKTLRERFADYRLNSATNR from the coding sequence ATGCGCGGCTTGATGCAGGACTACCCACTCACCCTCGACGCCATCTTCCGACACGTCGAGCAGCACTTCGGCGACGGCACGATCGCCACGAACACGCCCAAGGGCGTCACCCGCACGACCTACGGGGACTGGGCCCAGCGCACCCGCCGACTCGGCGGCGTCCTCGACACGCTGGGGATCAGCGCCGACGGCCGGGTCGGCAGCTTCGGCTGGAACACCCAGCGGCACCTGGAGCTGTACTTCGCCGCCCCGGGCACCGGCCGGGTGCTGCACACGCTCAACATCCGACTGTTCCCCGACCAGCTCACGTACATCGCCAACCACGCCGAGGACGAGGTGGTCTTCGTCGACCGCACCGTCTTCCCGGTGTTCTGGCCGCTGGTCGAGACGATGAAGACCGTCCGGCACGTCGTCGTGATGGACGACGGCGGTGACTGCGAGCTGCCGGACGACCGGCGGATCCTCGACTACGAGACCCTGCTGGCCGAGGCCGAGCCCGTCGAGTTCGCCGTCCGGGACGAGAACCTGGCCGCGTCGATGTGCTACACCAGCGGCACGACCGGGAACCCGAAGGGCGTCGTCTACTCGCACCGCTCGATCGTGCTGCACACCATGGCGGCGCTATCGGCGAACGCCTTCAGCATGGGGGTGCGTGACGTCGCGATGCCGGTGGTCCCGATGTTCCACGCCAACGCCTGGGGTATCGCACACGCCGCCCCCGCCGCCGGCGCCTCCCTCGTGCTGCCCGGACCGGTCATGCAACCCGAGGCGCTGGCGAACCTCATCGTGGACGAGGGAGTGACCTTCACCGCGGGCGTCCCGACCGTGTGGCAGGGGGTGCTGCCGCACCTGGCCGGCCGCCCGCACCAGCTGCGGGAGATCGGCTGCGGCGGCTCGGCGGTGCCCAAGGCCCTCTCGGAGGCCTACCGCGAGCAGGTCGGGCTGCCGATCCTGCAGGCCTGGGGGATGACCGAGACCAGCCCGCTGGCCTCCTCCAGTGTGCTGCCCCGCCGCTACGCCGACGCGGACGCCGCCACCCAGGCCGACCAGCGGGCCCGCGCCGGCATCCCGATCTTCGGTGTCGAGGCCCGGATCGTGGACGCCGACACCCTGGAGCCGCAGCCGTGGGACGACCGGGCCACGGGAGAGCTGCAGGTCCGCGGGCCGTGGTGCGCGCAGGAGTACTACCGACCCGACGCGGGCGTGGTGCTGTCCACCGAGGACGGCTGGATGCGCACCGGCGACATCGCTGCGATGGACCCCTACGGGTCGATCCGGATCGCCGACCGGACCAAGGACCTGATCAAGTCCGGCGGCGAGTGGATCAGCTCGGTCGAGCTGGAGAACGCGATCATGAGCCACCCGAAGGTCGCCGAGGCCGCGGTGGTGGCCGTGCCGGACCCCAAGTGGGGTGAGCGGCCCCTGGCCTGCGTCGTCCTCAAGCCCGGGGAGACGGCCACCCAGGAGGAGATCCTCGACCACCTGGAGCCGCTGGTGGCCAAGTGGTGGCTGCCCGACGCAGTGGAGTTCATCGAGGAGGTTCCCAAGACCAGCGTCGGGAAGTTCTCCAAGAAGACCCTGCGGGAGAGGTTCGCCGACTACCGGCTGAACTCGGCGACCAACCGCTAG
- a CDS encoding AMP-binding protein: MFVPLSVRDFLDRAVTVYGDRIGVVDEPDQPAPSQGQLTYRELGDLARRQAAKLDQLGVGVGERVAVVSHNSSRLLTSFFGVCGWGRVLVPVNFRLRPEEVSYIVQHSGARVLYVDPELEQSLKDVECEHTFVLGDDDDLYAPEGAEPVEWEPDEGATATINYTSGTTARPKGVQITHRNIWVNAVTFGLHTTISDRDVYLHTLPQFHANGWGMPFAMTGVGAQHVILRKVDGAEILRRVRDHGVTVMCAAPAVAAAVLDALPDWDGEVPGRDRVRIIMAGAPPPTKTIRRVQEELGWEFIQIYGLTETSPLLTVNRDRAEYDDLSPEERAQKLARAGAPALGVRLASDHSEQGAGEVLARSNVVLEGYWEQPEETAKALEGGWFHTGDGGFISEDGYLTIADRKKDVIITGGENVSSIEVEDCLFSHDAVAEVCVIGVPSEKWGETIKALVVLAEGYQPSPDLEAELIAFCKERMAGYKAPTSMEFRDELARTATGKLQKFKLRAPYWEGRTRQVN, from the coding sequence ATGTTCGTCCCGTTGAGTGTCCGCGACTTCCTCGACCGTGCTGTCACCGTGTACGGCGACAGGATCGGCGTGGTCGACGAACCCGATCAGCCCGCGCCCAGCCAGGGGCAGCTGACCTACCGGGAGCTGGGTGACCTGGCACGCCGTCAGGCTGCGAAGCTCGACCAGCTGGGCGTCGGCGTCGGCGAGCGGGTCGCAGTCGTCAGCCACAACTCCAGCCGGCTGCTGACGTCGTTCTTCGGCGTCTGCGGGTGGGGCCGGGTGCTGGTGCCGGTGAACTTCCGGCTCCGGCCCGAGGAGGTCTCCTACATCGTCCAGCACTCCGGTGCCCGGGTGCTCTACGTCGACCCCGAGCTTGAGCAGTCGCTCAAGGACGTGGAGTGCGAGCACACGTTCGTGCTCGGTGACGACGACGACCTCTATGCTCCCGAGGGCGCGGAACCCGTTGAGTGGGAGCCGGACGAGGGCGCCACGGCGACGATCAACTACACCTCGGGCACCACCGCCCGCCCGAAGGGCGTCCAGATCACCCACCGCAACATCTGGGTGAACGCGGTGACGTTCGGCCTGCACACCACCATCAGCGACCGGGACGTCTACCTGCACACGTTGCCGCAGTTCCACGCCAACGGGTGGGGGATGCCGTTCGCCATGACCGGGGTGGGCGCGCAGCACGTCATCCTGCGCAAGGTCGACGGCGCGGAGATCCTTCGCCGGGTGCGCGACCACGGCGTGACGGTCATGTGCGCGGCCCCGGCTGTCGCGGCCGCTGTTCTCGACGCGCTGCCCGACTGGGACGGCGAGGTGCCGGGCCGGGACCGGGTGCGGATCATCATGGCCGGTGCGCCGCCACCGACGAAGACGATCAGGCGCGTCCAGGAGGAGCTCGGCTGGGAGTTCATCCAGATCTACGGTCTCACCGAGACCTCGCCGCTACTGACGGTCAACCGCGACCGCGCCGAGTACGACGACCTCTCCCCCGAGGAGCGCGCCCAGAAGCTGGCCCGCGCAGGAGCCCCGGCGCTCGGGGTACGGCTCGCCAGCGACCACTCCGAGCAGGGCGCCGGTGAGGTGCTCGCCCGTTCCAACGTCGTGCTCGAGGGCTACTGGGAGCAGCCCGAGGAGACGGCGAAGGCGCTGGAGGGCGGTTGGTTCCACACCGGTGACGGCGGCTTCATCTCCGAGGACGGGTACCTGACGATCGCCGACCGCAAGAAGGACGTGATCATCACCGGCGGGGAGAACGTGTCCTCGATCGAGGTCGAGGACTGCCTGTTCTCCCACGACGCCGTGGCCGAGGTGTGCGTCATCGGCGTGCCGAGCGAGAAGTGGGGCGAGACCATCAAGGCGCTGGTGGTGCTGGCCGAGGGCTACCAGCCGTCGCCCGACCTCGAGGCCGAGCTGATCGCCTTCTGCAAGGAACGGATGGCGGGGTACAAGGCGCCCACCTCGATGGAGTTCCGCGACGAGCTGGCCCGTACGGCCACCGGCAAGCTGCAGAAGTTCAAGTTGCGCGCCCCGTACTGGGAAGGCCGCACCCGCCAGGTCAACTAG